In the Ruminococcus sp. OA3 genome, one interval contains:
- a CDS encoding response regulator transcription factor, producing MKQIFLVEDDKAIARNLMLLLRSEGFTVTHAATRSEAIAALTGTKYDLALVDISLPDGNGFTVCTAIKEKQEIPVIFLTASGDEASVVTGLNMGADDYITKPFRPRELVARIKTALRKSGRLGSVFEICGLHVDTTSGVVKKNDSEVFLSALEYRLLLVFISNSKNIITRGRLLDELWDAAGEFVNDNTLTVYIKRLREKIEDDPANPQIILTVRGTGYRLGGSHASE from the coding sequence ATGAAACAGATATTTTTAGTCGAGGATGATAAGGCGATTGCAAGGAATCTGATGCTTCTGCTCCGCTCGGAAGGTTTTACAGTCACGCATGCAGCAACGCGCAGTGAGGCCATTGCTGCACTTACCGGAACCAAATATGACCTGGCTCTGGTTGATATTTCCCTGCCGGACGGAAACGGTTTCACAGTCTGCACAGCGATTAAAGAAAAGCAGGAGATTCCCGTTATCTTTCTGACAGCCTCCGGTGATGAGGCGAGTGTTGTCACCGGACTGAACATGGGTGCGGATGACTACATCACCAAACCTTTTCGCCCGCGTGAATTGGTTGCGAGAATCAAAACTGCTCTGCGAAAAAGTGGGCGCTTAGGTTCAGTTTTTGAAATCTGTGGGCTTCATGTCGATACGACAAGCGGTGTTGTGAAGAAAAATGACAGCGAAGTTTTTCTCTCAGCTTTAGAATACCGGCTGCTGCTGGTGTTTATCAGCAATTCGAAAAACATTATCACGAGAGGCAGGCTGCTTGACGAATTGTGGGATGCCGCGGGTGAATTTGTCAATGATAATACCCTGACAGTATACATCAAACGCCTGAGGGAGAAGATAGAGGATGATCCCGCAAACCCGCAGATTATTCTGACTGTTCGCGGGACGGGGTATCGACTGGGAGGCAGCCATGCTTCGGAATAA
- a CDS encoding HAMP domain-containing sensor histidine kinase: MLRNKEFRQFAVLFLLMTATAVSLGFAINMAAGILAASAAAAFGTVFCIFTKARYNSISQLSDQIDLVLHNADHLYIGESNEGELSILQSEITKMTLRIREQNEALKKEKKHLADSLADIAHQLRTPLTSANLILSLSENESDEDKRKALMREAEELLVRMDWLITSLLKLSRLDAGVVLFQSEQVEVDKLIYASLRPFLIPMELHNITLQTTVPKGIVICGDSAWLSEAVQNILKNCMESSGDNGKIEITYNDTVLYTEITIHDSGPGFEKEDLPCLFDRFYRGKNTDAAGYGIGLALCRMIIARQGGTINAKNHPHGGAVFAIRFPK; encoded by the coding sequence ATGCTTCGGAATAAAGAGTTTCGTCAATTTGCAGTTTTGTTCTTATTAATGACAGCCACCGCTGTATCACTTGGTTTTGCGATCAATATGGCGGCAGGAATCCTTGCCGCCTCCGCTGCCGCCGCCTTCGGAACAGTATTTTGCATATTTACCAAAGCCCGATACAACAGCATTTCACAGCTTTCAGATCAGATCGATCTTGTCCTCCATAATGCTGATCATCTCTACATTGGTGAATCAAATGAGGGCGAACTTTCCATCCTGCAGAGCGAGATAACAAAGATGACGCTGCGTATCCGGGAACAAAATGAGGCGTTAAAAAAAGAAAAAAAACATCTTGCCGATTCACTGGCCGATATCGCTCACCAGCTCCGCACTCCGCTAACCTCTGCGAATCTTATTCTGTCATTGTCAGAGAATGAATCTGATGAAGACAAGCGGAAAGCCTTGATGCGGGAGGCAGAGGAATTACTGGTGCGAATGGATTGGCTGATCACTTCCCTTCTCAAATTATCCCGCCTGGATGCAGGTGTTGTGTTATTCCAAAGTGAACAGGTAGAGGTAGACAAACTGATCTACGCCTCACTTCGTCCGTTTCTGATCCCGATGGAGCTGCACAATATTACACTTCAGACAACTGTGCCAAAAGGGATCGTGATCTGCGGTGATTCAGCATGGCTTTCGGAGGCAGTCCAAAATATCCTCAAAAACTGCATGGAAAGCTCAGGTGATAACGGAAAGATCGAAATCACCTATAATGACACTGTGTTATATACCGAGATTACCATTCATGACAGCGGTCCGGGATTTGAGAAAGAAGATTTACCGTGTCTGTTTGACAGGTTCTATCGCGGTAAAAACACAGACGCTGCAGGATACGGAATTGGACTGGCACTCTGCAGAATGATCATAGCACGCCAGGGTGGAACTATTAACGCAAAAAACCATCCGCACGGCGGAGCTGTATTTGCCATCCGTTTTCCAAAGTGA
- a CDS encoding ABC transporter ATP-binding protein, translated as MEFLKIENLCKVYGSGENQVTALDNVSLTINKGEFTAIIGSSGSGKSTLLHIIGGVDVPTGGKVYLNGQDVYAQSNEKLAVFRRRQVGLIYQFHNLIPTLNVVENITLPILMDKRTVNRKRLDELLELLGLEDRKTHLPNQLSGGQQQRVSIGRALMNAPQVMLADEPTGSLDSRNGHEIINLLKLSQKKYRQTLILVTHDENIALQADRIICISDGKVTRDERTVTRP; from the coding sequence ATGGAGTTTTTAAAAATTGAAAATCTATGTAAGGTTTACGGCAGCGGTGAAAATCAGGTTACGGCGCTTGACAACGTATCCCTCACCATCAACAAAGGGGAATTCACCGCAATCATTGGTTCCTCCGGCTCCGGTAAATCCACGTTGCTTCACATTATCGGCGGTGTGGATGTGCCAACAGGCGGAAAGGTATATCTGAACGGGCAGGATGTATATGCACAGAGCAACGAAAAGCTTGCTGTTTTCCGCAGACGGCAGGTCGGACTGATCTATCAGTTTCACAACCTCATTCCTACTCTGAATGTCGTGGAAAACATCACCCTTCCCATACTGATGGACAAGAGAACAGTCAACAGAAAACGACTGGATGAATTATTGGAGCTGCTGGGACTTGAGGACCGCAAAACACATCTGCCGAATCAGCTTTCAGGTGGTCAGCAGCAGCGCGTTTCAATAGGGCGTGCCCTGATGAATGCACCCCAGGTCATGCTGGCGGACGAACCCACGGGCAGCCTGGACAGCAGAAACGGTCATGAGATCATAAACCTGCTGAAATTAAGTCAGAAGAAATACCGGCAGACGCTTATCCTTGTCACGCATGATGAAAATATCGCCCTGCAGGCAGACCGCATTATCTGCATATCAGACGGCAAAGTGACGAGGGACGAGAGGACGGTGACACGTCCATGA